The Vitis vinifera cultivar Pinot Noir 40024 chromosome 12, ASM3070453v1 genome has a segment encoding these proteins:
- the LOC100261714 gene encoding putative disease resistance protein RGA1, translating into MAEAVVGGAFLSASLQVLFDRLASREVVNFVRGQRFTPELLKKMEITLLTVYTVLNDAEVKQITNPPVTKWVEELKHVVYEAEDLLDEIATEALRCKMESDSQTSATQVWSIISTSLDSFGEGIESRVEGIIDRLEFLAQQKDVLGLKEGVGEKRSQRWPSASLVDESGVHGRGGSKEEIIEFLLCDNQRGNEACVISIVGMGGLGKTTLSQLVYNDKRLDTHFGLKSWVCVSDEFDLLKIMKAILRQVSPLNSKVKDPNLLQVRLKESLNGKKFLLVLDDVWNENYNNWDLLHTPLKAGFKGSKIIVTTRSEKVALIMRATRIHHLGQLPFEDCWSIFAKHAFGSGDSSLHPKLEAIGKEIVGKCNGSPLAAKILGGILYCKVAEEEWENILNREMWKLPTNEIFSSLRLSYYYLPSHLKRCFAYCSIFPRNYEFQKEKLILLWMAEGFLQEPSSKKREEGVSKLEEVGDKYFNELLSRSFFQKSSNNRSCFVMHDLMNDLAQLVSGEFGIRLENDERHETLEKVRHLSYFRTECDAFGRFEAFNDINCLRTFLSLQIQASGSVSHLSKRVSHDLLPTLRWLRVLSLCDYKIIDLPDSIGNLKHLRYLDLSNCIFLIRLPNSIGTLYNLQTMILSGCFSLIELPVGMGKLINLRHLDITDTKVTKMPADIGQLKSLQTLSTFMVGQGDRSSIGKLRELPYISGKLQIAGLQNVLGFRDALEANLKDKRYLDELLLQWNHSTDGVLQHGTDILNKLQPHTNLKRLSINCFGGTRFPVWLGDLSFFNIVTLHLYKCKHCPFLPPLGQLPSLQVLDIRGMNGVERVGSEFYGNDYLPAKPFTSLETLRFEDLPEWKEWLSFRGEGGEFPRLQEFYIKNCPKLTGDLPIQLPSLIKLEIEGCNQLLVSLPRFPAVRKLKMLKCGNVLSQIQYSGFTSLESLVVSDISQLKELPPGLRWLSINNCESVESPLERMLQSNTHLQYLEIKHCSFSRFLQRGGLPTTLKSLSIYNSKKLEFLLREFLKCHHPFLERLSIHGTCNSLSSFSFGFFPRLTHLEISDLERLESLSITIPEAGLTSLQWMFIRGCTNLVSIGLPALDSSCPLLASSQQSVGHALSSLQTLTLHDCPELLFPREGFPSNLRSLEIHNCNKLSPQEDWGLQRYSSLTHFRISGGCEGLETFPKDCLLPSNLTSLQISRLPDLKSLDNNGLKHLALLENLWVDWCPKLQFLAEQGFEHLTSLKELRISDCASLQSLTQVGLQHLNCLRRLCISGCHKLQCLTEERLPASLSFLEVRYCPLLKRRCKFREGQDWHCISHIPCIVIDDQAF; encoded by the coding sequence ATGGCTGAGGCTGTGGTGGGAGGAGCATTTCTCTCGGCTTCTCTTCAAGTTCTATTCGACAGGTTGGCTTCTCGTGAGGTTGTGAACTTCGTCCGGGGACAGAGATTCACCCCAGAACTCCTAAAGAAGATGGAGATAACATTGCTCACTGTCTATACAGTGCTTAACGATGCAGAGGTGAAGCAAATTACGAATCCACCGGTCACAAAGTGGGTAGAGGAGCTTAAACATGTTGTCTATGAAGCGGAGGATCTACTAGATGAGATTGCTACTGAAGCTTTAAGATGCAAGATGGAGTCTGATTCTCAAACTAGTGCAACTCAGGTATGGAGCATCATTTCTACCTCGCTTGATTCATTTGGTGAAGGGATAGAGTCCAGAGTAGAGGGCATCATTGATAGACTAGAATTTCTTGCACAGCAAAAAGATGTTCTTGGGTTGAAAGAAGGAGTAGGAGAGAAACGGTCACAAAGATGGCCATCAGCATCTTTGGTAGATGAATCTGGGGTGCACGGTAGGGGTGGTAGCAAAGAGGAGATAATTGAATTTTTACTGTGTGATAATCAAAGGGGCAATGAGGCATGTGTAATCTCCATAGTGGGCATGGGTGGTCTTGGTAAGACCACACTTAGTCAACTTGTGTATAATGATAAGAGACTGGACACACATTTTGGCCTCAAATCATGGGTATGTGTCTCAGATGAATTTGatcttttgaaaattatgaagGCAATTCTTAGACAAGTCAGTCCACTGAATTCCAAAGTGAAGGATCCAAATCTGCTTCAAGTTAGATTGAAGGAGAGTCTTAATGGAAAGAAATTTCTACTTGTTCTTGATGACGTTTGGAATGAAAACTATAATAACTGGGACCTGCTACACACTCCCCTCAAAGCTGGCTTCAAAGGAAGTAAAATTATTGTGACTACCCGTAGCGAGAAGGTTGCGCTAATCATGCGTGCCACTCGAATTCATCATCTGGGGCAGTTGCCATTTGAAGATTGCTGGTCTATTTTTGCTAAACATGCATTTGGAAGTGGAGATTCTAGTCTACATCCGAAATTAGAAGCAATTGGCAAAGAAATAGTGGGAAAATGTAATGGTTCCCCTTTGGCTGCAAAAATATTGGGGGGGATCTTGTATTGTAAGGTAGCAGAAGAGGAATGGGAGAATATATTGAACAGGGAAATGTGGAAGTTGCCGActaatgaaattttttcctctttaagATTGAGCTACTACTATCTTCCTTCACATTTAAAGCGTTGTTTTGCTTATTGTTCAATTTTTCCTAGGAATTATGAATTCCAAAAGGAGAAGCTGATTCTTTTGTGGATGGCAGAAGGGTTTTTGCAAGAACCAAGTagcaagaaaagagaagaagggGTCTCTAAACTGGAGGAAGTGGGAGATAAGTACTTTAATGAACTGTTATCGAGGTCTTTTTTCCAGAAATCAAGTAACAATAGATCATGTTTTGTAATGCATGACCTCATGAATGACTTGGCTCAACTTGTGTCCGGAGAATTTGGTATCCGATTGGAGAATGATGAGAGGCATGAAACTCTTGAAAAGGTCCGTCACTTATCATATTTTAGAACAGAATGTGATGCCTTTGGGAGATTTGAGGCCTTTAACGACATAAATTGTCTTCGGACCTTCTTATCTTTACAAATTCAAGCTTCTGGATCAGTCTCCCACTTGAGTAAAAGAGTTTCACATGATCTACTACCAACATTGAGATGGCTGCGGGTATTGTCTTTGTgtgattataaaataattgatttgCCTGATTCAATAGGTAATCTGAAACATTTACGGTATCTGGATCTTTCCAATTGTATATTCCTTATAAGGTTACCTAATTCAATAGGTACCTTGTACAATTTACAAACAATGATATTATCAGGATGCTTTTCTCTCATTGAATTGCCTGTGGGGATGGGCAAATTGATTAACTTGCGTCATCTTGATATTACTGATACCAAAGTAACAAAGATGCCTGCTGATATAGGTCAACTAAAAAGTTTGCAGACACTGAGTACTTTTATGGTGGGCCAAGGAGATCGGTCAAGTATTGGAAAGTTAAGGGAGCTTCCCTATATTAGTGGAAAGCTTCAGATTGCGGGGCTGCAGAATGTGTTGGGTTTTAGGGATGCCTTGGAGGCTAATTTGAAGGACAAGCGGTACCTGGATGAGTTACTTCTGCAGTGGAATCACAGTACTGACGGTGTTCTGCAACATGGAACAGACATACTTAACAAGTTACAGCCTCATACAAACTTAAAGAGACTTTCCATTAATTGCTTTGGTGGTACAAGATTTCCAGTTTGGCTTGGAGATCTTTCATTCTTCAATATTGTTACCCTGCATCTCTACAAATGTAAACACTGCCCATTCTTGCCGCCTCTTGGGCAGCTTCCCTCTCTTCAAGTTCTTGATATAAGAGGGATGAACGGAGTCGAAAGGGTGGGAAGTGAGTTCTATGGGAATGATTATCTACCAGCTAAGCCTTTCACATCCCTAGAAACCCTAAGATTTGAAGATTTGCCTGAGTGGAAAGAATGGTTATCTTTTAGAGGTGAAGGTGGAGAGTTCCCTCGTCTCCAGGAGTTCTACATAAAGAACTGTCCCAAGCTTACAGGGGACTTGCCAATCCAGCTCCCTTCCTTGATAAAACTTGAGATTGAAGGATGTAATCAGCTTCTGGTTTCACTTCCAAGGTTTCCAGCAGTACGCAAATTGAAGATGCTCAAATGTGGCAACGTGCTGTCCCAGATCCAATATTCTGGCTTCACTTCTCTTGAGAGTTTGGTAGTTTCAGACATCTCACAGTTGAAAGAATTGCCCCCAGGACTGCGCTGGCTCTCCATTAATAATTGTGAGTCTGTGGAGTCTCCACTCGAGAGAATGCTGCAAAGCAACACTCATCTTCAATATTTGGAAATAAAGCATTGCTCTTTTTCTAGATTCTTGCAGAGAGGTGGATTACCCACTACATTGAAATCCCTAAGTATCTATAACTCTAAGAAACTAGAGTTTCTACTACGGGAGTTTCTGAAATGCCACCACCCATTCCTTGAACGGCTGAGCATTCATGGTACTTGTAATTCTCTTTCGTCCTTCTCATTCGGCTTTTTCCCAAGGTTGACTCATCTTGAAATCAGTGATCTTGAGCGGCTTGAATCTCTTTCAATTACAATTCCAGAGGCGGGTCTCACGTCTCTTCAGTGGATGTTCATCCGAGGCTGTACTAATCTTGTGTCTATTGGATTGCCAGCCCTTGACTCGTCATGCCCTCTACTTGCCAGCTCTCAACAGTCGGTAGGGCACGCTCTCTCATCTTTGCAGACGTTGACTCTTCATGATTGTCCTGAATTGTTGTTCCCTAGAGAGGGTTTTCCCTCGAACCTACGTTCGCTTGAAATTCACAACTGCAACAAACTGAGTCCCCAGGAGGATTGGGGTTTGCAAAGATACTCCTCTCTTACTCATTTCAGAATCAGTGGTGGATGTGAAGGCTTGGAGACATTTCCAAAGGATTGCCTGCTGCCCTCCAATCTTACCTCTCTCCAAATCTCGCGTCTTCCAGATCTCAAGTCTCTTGACAACAATGGGCTTAAGCACCTTGCTCTTCTTGAAAATTTATGGGTAGACTGGTGCCCCAAGCTTCAATTCTTGGCAGAACAGGGGTTTGAACATCTTACTTCTCTTAAAGAATTAAGGATCAGCGATTGTGCTAGTCTCCAGTCCTTAACACAAGTAGGTCTTCAGCACCTTAACTGTCTTAGAAGATTGTGCATCAGTGGCTGCCATAAGCTCCAATGCTTGACAGAAGAGAGGCTTCCTGCATCCCTCTCTTTTCTAGAAGTAAGATACTGCCCCTTGCTGAAACGTAGGTGCAAATTTAGGGAAGGGCAAGATTGGCACTGTATAAGCCACATTCCATGCATAGTGATTGATGACCAAGCTTTCTAA